The sequence CGTCGGGCCCCCACACGGGTGGCGGTCTCGCGGTCGGGCGAGAGATGGACATGGGTGCGGTTCATCGGGCGCAGCCCTTCGGCCCGGATCGCGTCCAGGGCCCGGCCGACCGTGCCGTGGTAGAGATACGCGGGCGGTTCGGCCGGCGGCAGGCCCAGGTCCACGTCCACGGTGTGTCCCTGGCTCGCCCGGATGCGGTCGCCTTCGACGGCGAAGCGCTGTTTGTCGTTCGAGAGGACGACATGGTCGAGCTCCGCCCGCGTGACGGGGAAGTGGTGACGGGCCGCCGCGTGCAGCAGCTCGTCGATCGGCACCCAGCCATGGGCGTCGAGCGTGATTCCGATTCGCTCGGGCTGATGTCGCAGGTGTCTGGAGAGGTACTTGGACACCTTGACGGTGCGTCTTTCATCCATGCCTTCAGCGTGCTCCTGACGTACCTCCCCACGCATCCGCATTTTTCGCCGGCGCTTCGGCGAGGTGATTTGCGTGCACAGGTTTGATCCACAGCCAACTGCGGTTATCCACAGGGATATTGGCGAGTCTGTGGATAAGTGGCGTTCCAATTGCGGTATTTGGTCAATTTGTCAGGTGTGTGCGGTGGATGAGCTGAGGGAGTCCAAAGCCCGTTTGTTCACCTCCCGTTCGGTGGCAGCCGTGACGAACTCGGCGATGTGGTCCCGCCCAACCAAGCGCTCCACCGCCTCGATTGTGGCTCCGGGCAAGGAGACGGCGCCTCGCCGACGGCCGGCCGGCACCGAGGGTGCGGGGCCGTCCGCAGCGAGGTGGTGATCCAGGTGCCGGGTCGCGAACAGCCGCATCGCACGAGCCAGTTCGGCATCCACGGTCTGCTGGGCCAGCGGCCGCAGCCGCCGCACCATCGAGGCCGCGTCGGCCGCGTCCGCATCGGTTGGCGGACGGTGACCCAGATACCGGGCGAACACATGCTCGGTGGTGAACTCCAGGAACCGGCTCGCTATCTGCTCGACCTGCCCTCGAAGTTCCCGCAGCTGCCCGGAGATTGCGGTGAGAGGCACGCCGGCCGCGTACAACTCGGCTGCGACCGCCAGCTCCTGTGGGCTCGGGACGAGGAACTCGTCGTCGTGTCCGGGGACTGGTTCGAGGACGCCCAGCTCCACCGCCTCTGCGACGGCCTGCTCATCCGCGACGCCGCCGA comes from Streptomyces sp. Mut1 and encodes:
- a CDS encoding RNA 2'-phosphotransferase, whose protein sequence is MDERRTVKVSKYLSRHLRHQPERIGITLDAHGWVPIDELLHAAARHHFPVTRAELDHVVLSNDKQRFAVEGDRIRASQGHTVDVDLGLPPAEPPAYLYHGTVGRALDAIRAEGLRPMNRTHVHLSPDRETATRVGARRGRPVVLSVDAGAMHRAGHTFRVSANGVWLASAVPAEFLRLPG
- a CDS encoding MerR family transcriptional regulator, with translation MTSAGGALPGAEAVSAGGWEAAEYRIEDLAHASGATVRTIRAYQDRGLLPTPERRGRANVYRGTHLARLRQIADLLDRGYTLASIKELLDAWDTGRGLEGVLGLVAEVHGPWTDERAARTTRAALAERFGGVADEQAVAEAVELGVLEPVPGHDDEFLVPSPQELAVAAELYAAGVPLTAISGQLRELRGQVEQIASRFLEFTTEHVFARYLGHRPPTDADAADAASMVRRLRPLAQQTVDAELARAMRLFATRHLDHHLAADGPAPSVPAGRRRGAVSLPGATIEAVERLVGRDHIAEFVTAATEREVNKRALDSLSSSTAHT